One Gloeothece verrucosa PCC 7822 DNA window includes the following coding sequences:
- a CDS encoding aldehyde dehydrogenase family protein — translation MVATARTQQEIKIGPTQLLINNEWVESISGKRFETLNPATGEVICDVAEADAPDVDKAVSAAKKAFTSGQWPKISARERGELLYKLADLIEAHKEELARLESLDNGKPITESLSMDLPFVIACYRYYAGWADKIQGKTIPINGPYFCYTRHEPVGVVGQIIPWNFPLLMQAWKLAPALAAGNTIVLKTAEQTPLSALRIGELIIEAGFPPGVVNILSGYGPTAGAAISKHMDIDKVAFTGSTEVGHLIMEAAAKSNLKRVTLELGGKSPSIVFADADLDYTIKGVHHGLFFNQGQCCNAGSRLFVEEKCYDEFVAKSVELAKQRMVGDPFDANTKQGPQVDQAQFDKVMSYIESGMRQGANLVTGGHRVGERGYFIEPTVFADVQDEMQIAQEEIFGPVMSIIKFKDIDEVIERANKTIYGLAAGVWTKDISKALAIANNVRAGTVWVNCYHAFDTAAPFGGFKQSGMGRELGEYGLQQYTEVKTVTVKL, via the coding sequence AGCAGATGCACCTGATGTAGATAAAGCAGTAAGCGCGGCGAAAAAAGCGTTTACTAGCGGTCAGTGGCCGAAAATTTCTGCTAGAGAGCGAGGAGAATTATTATATAAACTAGCAGATTTAATCGAAGCTCATAAAGAAGAACTAGCCCGCTTAGAATCTTTAGATAATGGTAAACCCATTACAGAATCACTGAGTATGGATTTACCTTTTGTGATTGCTTGTTATCGTTATTATGCGGGATGGGCCGATAAAATTCAAGGTAAAACCATTCCGATCAATGGCCCCTATTTTTGCTACACTCGTCACGAACCTGTGGGCGTTGTCGGTCAAATTATTCCTTGGAATTTTCCGTTACTGATGCAAGCGTGGAAGTTAGCACCGGCTTTAGCCGCAGGCAATACTATCGTTCTTAAAACGGCAGAACAAACGCCTCTATCGGCTTTACGAATAGGAGAGTTAATTATAGAAGCGGGTTTTCCCCCAGGAGTGGTGAATATTTTATCGGGTTATGGCCCCACTGCCGGAGCCGCTATTTCAAAACACATGGATATTGATAAAGTCGCGTTTACCGGTTCAACAGAAGTGGGACATCTCATTATGGAAGCGGCGGCTAAAAGTAATCTCAAGCGGGTTACTCTCGAACTCGGGGGTAAAAGTCCTAGTATTGTTTTTGCCGATGCCGACTTAGACTATACGATTAAAGGGGTGCATCATGGCTTATTCTTTAACCAAGGTCAATGTTGTAATGCCGGTTCCCGTTTGTTTGTGGAAGAAAAGTGTTATGACGAGTTTGTCGCGAAGTCGGTAGAACTGGCTAAACAACGTATGGTGGGCGATCCTTTTGATGCTAATACTAAACAAGGCCCTCAAGTGGATCAAGCTCAATTTGATAAAGTGATGAGCTATATTGAGTCAGGAATGCGGCAGGGGGCTAATTTAGTGACTGGAGGACATCGCGTCGGTGAACGGGGTTATTTTATTGAACCGACGGTTTTTGCAGATGTTCAAGATGAGATGCAAATTGCTCAGGAAGAGATTTTTGGCCCTGTGATGAGTATTATTAAGTTCAAAGATATTGATGAGGTCATTGAACGAGCGAATAAAACCATCTACGGACTAGCGGCAGGGGTATGGACCAAAGATATTAGTAAAGCACTGGCTATTGCTAATAATGTGCGTGCTGGTACGGTTTGGGTAAATTGTTATCATGCTTTTGATACGGCTGCTCCTTTTGGGGGTTTTAAACAGTCGGGTATGGGGCGAGAATTAGGTGAGTACGGGTTACAGCAATATACTGAAGTAAAGACAGTGACAGTGAAGCTTTAG